In one Achromobacter spanius genomic region, the following are encoded:
- a CDS encoding phage capsid protein encodes MSNTITQAFVVQWDNQIRLQAQQMESRLAGSVHDRGNITGESFTANRLAPLDDMPENTVRHGDTVFSEATHSTRVALMRDFFQALPVDRNDEPKLLANPLSGSYNQSLVSSHNRRKDDIIFKALIGNAQTKEGAQIALPSSQIIAAGGTGFTKAKLILARKMFRKNEADQHAGEQLNIVYTSDMLEDILADTTLTSADFLAVKMLQDGDVAGRWMGFKWIPYEAVQVTGGTTARIAAWTNSALHFGSGYVEGTAGRRKDKKNLMQVDMAASHGAVRVEEEKVVAIDFVI; translated from the coding sequence ATGTCCAATACGATCACCCAAGCATTCGTCGTCCAGTGGGACAACCAAATCCGTCTGCAAGCCCAGCAGATGGAATCCCGCCTTGCCGGTTCGGTCCATGACCGCGGCAACATCACTGGTGAATCGTTCACGGCCAACCGCCTGGCGCCGCTGGACGACATGCCCGAGAACACGGTGCGCCACGGCGACACCGTTTTTTCCGAAGCCACCCACAGCACGCGCGTTGCGCTGATGCGCGATTTCTTCCAAGCGCTGCCGGTCGACCGCAACGACGAACCGAAGCTGCTGGCCAACCCGCTGTCTGGCTCCTACAACCAGTCATTGGTTTCGTCGCACAACCGCCGTAAGGACGACATCATCTTCAAGGCACTGATCGGCAATGCTCAGACCAAGGAAGGCGCACAGATTGCGCTGCCGTCGTCGCAGATCATCGCTGCCGGCGGCACGGGATTCACCAAGGCCAAGCTGATCCTGGCCCGCAAGATGTTCCGCAAGAACGAAGCCGATCAGCACGCGGGCGAGCAACTGAACATCGTCTACACGTCCGACATGCTGGAAGACATCCTCGCGGACACGACGCTCACCAGCGCTGACTTCCTGGCCGTGAAGATGCTCCAAGACGGCGACGTCGCTGGCCGCTGGATGGGCTTCAAGTGGATCCCGTACGAGGCCGTGCAGGTCACCGGCGGCACCACGGCGCGCATCGCGGCCTGGACCAATAGCGCCCTGCACTTCGGCTCTGGCTACGTGGAAGGCACGGCAGGCCGCCGCAAGGACAAAAAGAACCTGATGCAGGTGGATATGGCCGCTTCCCACGGCGCGGTGCGCGTCGAGGAAGAGAAAGTCGTCGCCATCGACTTCGTCATCTAA